One genomic segment of Coffea arabica cultivar ET-39 chromosome 6e, Coffea Arabica ET-39 HiFi, whole genome shotgun sequence includes these proteins:
- the LOC113696575 gene encoding uncharacterized protein, producing the protein MPWFQDCVGTLDGTHVSAWCTEEIRERYRNRHDDLSQNVLAACDHDMRFVYVRVGWEGSAHDARILQDTLLDPDSGFPMPPQGKYYAVDAAYRNMPGFMAPFRGAQGTHHERAAKCLFNRWHASVRNIIEHTFGVLKKRFPILKGPMQNYLIATHNNIVLACCTLHNFMRTYSPADEYFNEEAALGALADAHIAGEQPHPGQPIDMSQQGIDNWNEDRRAMAAHMYLNAHN; encoded by the exons ATGCCGTGGTTTCAG GATTGTGTAGGGACACTAGACGGGACGCACGTCTCCGCTTGGTGCACAGAAGAAATACGAGAGAGGTATAGAAATCGGCATGACGACTTATCTCAGAATGTCCTTGCTGCCTGCGATCATGACATGCGATTTGTATATGTTCGGGTTGGTTGGGAGGGTAGTGCTCATGATGCCCGAATTCTTCAAGATACCTTGCTAGATCCTGATTCGGGTTTTCCTATGCCACCGCAGG GGAAATATTATGCGGTAGATGCTGCTTATAGAAATATGCCGGGTTTTATGGCACCGTTTAGGGGAGCACAGGGTACGCATCATGAGCGGGCAGCTAAATGCTTGTTCAACAGGTGGCATGCATCGGTTAGAAATATTATTGAGCACACATTTGGGGTTCTTAAGAAGCGATTTCCAATACTCAAGGGTCCAATGCAGAACTACCTAATAGCAACTCATAATAATATTGTGCTTGCGTGTTGTACTTTGCACAATTTTATGCGCACATACTCCCCAGCGGATGAGTACTTCAACGAAGAAGCAGCCCTCGGAGCCCTAGCTGATGCACATATAGCAGGGGAGCAGCCGCATCCGGGTCAACCCATCGATATGTCGCAGCAGGGCATAGATAATTGGAACGAAGATCGGCGGGCGATGGCGGCTCACATGTATTTGAATGCGCATAACTAG